From the Flavimarina sp. Hel_I_48 genome, one window contains:
- a CDS encoding ABC transporter permease, with product MKFPQFIAKRYLFSRSSNNAINIITIISALSIIAGSAALFIVLSGFSGLKEFSLSFSSVFDPDLKVLPASGKTFSFSSAEAQKLENLASVAQFSEIIEERAFLEFKGKNHMAYIKGVDGNYPKVNPVDSTLIFGSWVSQEEPVSVIGVGINRVLSVGINNFNDLLQIMVPKPGTGQITDPSQAFSTSKVLVTGMYQVNEDLDDNYVFTSLKFARSLLNYEADQLSSLEIKLKPNINPDEAATAVQKLLGDTIEVKTRIQLNDKLYKMLNTENLAVYLIFTLVLIIALFNLVGSIIMIILDKRENIKTLHSLGANYKEIKQVFFLQGAMMTFFGGLFGLLIGIAVVAAQLQFDLVMITPQLAYPMQLTLVNIVVVLLTISTLGILASKAAASRVSPKLGE from the coding sequence TTGAAATTTCCCCAGTTTATAGCAAAAAGGTACTTGTTTTCGCGCAGCAGCAATAATGCTATAAACATCATCACGATTATTTCTGCACTGAGCATTATAGCGGGTTCTGCCGCGCTTTTTATAGTGCTTTCCGGGTTTTCCGGACTCAAGGAATTCAGTCTTTCTTTTTCTTCTGTTTTTGATCCAGATCTCAAAGTGCTTCCGGCAAGCGGAAAAACCTTTTCTTTTTCTTCGGCGGAAGCCCAAAAACTGGAAAATCTTGCTTCGGTAGCGCAATTTTCTGAAATTATTGAAGAACGTGCTTTTTTAGAATTTAAAGGGAAAAACCACATGGCCTACATCAAAGGTGTTGATGGCAATTACCCAAAGGTCAACCCTGTGGACAGTACGCTGATTTTTGGCAGTTGGGTGAGTCAGGAAGAGCCGGTTAGTGTCATAGGTGTGGGCATCAATCGCGTTTTATCTGTGGGCATCAATAATTTTAATGATCTCTTGCAGATTATGGTGCCTAAACCAGGTACGGGTCAAATTACAGATCCCTCCCAGGCTTTTAGCACCTCAAAAGTACTGGTTACGGGAATGTATCAGGTCAATGAAGACCTTGACGACAACTATGTCTTCACTTCATTAAAATTTGCGCGTAGCCTGCTTAATTATGAGGCCGACCAGTTAAGTTCGCTAGAAATAAAACTGAAACCAAATATAAATCCCGATGAAGCGGCCACAGCAGTGCAGAAATTACTGGGTGATACTATAGAGGTAAAAACCCGTATTCAGCTGAACGACAAGCTCTATAAGATGCTAAATACCGAAAATCTGGCGGTCTATCTCATTTTTACGCTGGTATTGATCATTGCGCTTTTTAACCTCGTGGGAAGTATTATCATGATTATCCTTGATAAGAGGGAAAATATCAAAACGCTGCACAGCCTGGGAGCCAATTATAAGGAAATTAAGCAGGTTTTCTTTCTTCAGGGAGCGATGATGACCTTTTTTGGTGGTCTTTTTGGACTGCTGATCGGGATTGCGGTGGTAGCCGCACAATTGCAGTTTGACCTTGTAATGATCACACCCCAACTCGCCTACCCTATGCAACTCACCCTTGTAAATATTGTGGTGGTGCTGCTTACCATTTCCACTTTAGGGATTCTGGCTTCTAAAGCAGCCGCCAGCAGGGTTTCCCCGAAGTTGGGTGAATAA
- a CDS encoding TVP38/TMEM64 family protein → MAQQEAPSKSKLPLYISIGLVVAIVLSYFFIPSVHEFLNEAWDVLTSDDKTRIKEWVSDFGWLGPLVIILAMILQMFLLVIPSVLLMVVAILAYGPLWGSLIILAAVFAASSVGYVLGLYFGQFFVDKILGRKSEQKIEDFLDDYGFWAIAITRFNPFLSNDAISFVAGVLRMGYWKFILATMVGIVPLTLYIAFIGQSIDQLKSGLLWGSLASLVLFGAYIYWDKKLR, encoded by the coding sequence ATGGCTCAACAGGAAGCGCCCAGTAAAAGTAAATTGCCACTCTATATATCCATAGGGCTGGTGGTCGCCATTGTCCTGAGCTACTTTTTTATTCCGTCAGTACATGAGTTTTTAAATGAAGCCTGGGATGTGCTTACCAGTGACGATAAAACAAGAATCAAAGAGTGGGTGTCTGATTTTGGTTGGTTAGGACCCCTGGTCATCATATTGGCAATGATACTCCAGATGTTCCTGCTCGTGATCCCTTCTGTGTTGCTTATGGTGGTGGCTATTTTAGCGTACGGCCCGTTGTGGGGAAGTCTCATCATATTAGCGGCGGTTTTTGCCGCCTCAAGCGTGGGTTATGTACTGGGTCTTTACTTTGGGCAATTCTTTGTAGATAAGATCCTGGGACGTAAAAGCGAACAGAAAATCGAGGATTTCCTGGATGATTATGGCTTCTGGGCCATCGCGATTACCCGTTTTAATCCTTTTTTATCTAACGACGCGATCAGTTTTGTGGCCGGCGTCCTGCGTATGGGATATTGGAAATTTATCCTGGCCACAATGGTGGGAATCGTCCCGCTTACATTGTATATCGCCTTTATAGGACAAAGTATTGATCAGCTTAAAAGCGGACTCTTATGGGGTTCCCTTGCGAGTCTTGTACTATTTGGCGCATATATTTATTGGGATAAAAAGCTGAGGTAG
- a CDS encoding DUF481 domain-containing protein, whose protein sequence is MVNIETRRIQTDSNRFVLNADFAFNHTNNDGTSVNQINGTLTTQLKSKDLKKIYLFLGNYKLIDSDEGNLQNSWFLHSRFNYKVNDLLRLEAFVQGQYNQLLVVEQRNLIGAGLRIKWMNKEHFTGYAGNSYMYEVEYSDRAGTTNYNHRNSTYFSLSYFPISETFSITNTVYYQPLYRDLQDYRILEQFRLDVPLYEWFKVFVIYDYYFDSKTPLNTMEYTSQLQVGIGLSF, encoded by the coding sequence TTGGTAAATATAGAAACGCGCCGCATCCAGACCGATTCTAATCGTTTTGTGCTCAATGCTGATTTTGCCTTCAACCACACCAATAATGATGGGACCTCGGTAAATCAAATAAATGGAACGCTTACCACCCAGCTCAAGTCTAAGGATTTAAAGAAAATCTACCTGTTTCTGGGGAATTATAAATTAATAGATTCTGATGAAGGCAACCTACAGAATTCGTGGTTTCTACATTCACGGTTCAACTATAAAGTGAACGACCTGTTGCGCCTGGAAGCATTTGTTCAAGGGCAGTACAACCAGCTCCTGGTTGTAGAACAGCGCAATCTTATAGGTGCAGGGCTCCGAATAAAATGGATGAACAAGGAGCATTTTACAGGCTATGCGGGCAATAGTTATATGTACGAGGTAGAATATAGCGACCGTGCGGGTACGACCAACTATAATCATAGAAACAGTACATACTTTAGCTTATCCTATTTCCCTATAAGCGAAACCTTTTCTATAACAAATACCGTGTACTACCAGCCATTATACAGAGACTTGCAAGATTATCGTATTTTAGAGCAGTTTCGGCTAGATGTGCCTTTATACGAATGGTTCAAGGTTTTTGTGATCTACGATTATTACTTTGACAGCAAAACCCCTTTAAACACCATGGAATACACCTCACAGTTGCAAGTGGGGATTGGTTTGAGTTTTTAG
- a CDS encoding M20/M25/M40 family metallo-hydrolase, giving the protein MTQNLLSKNYFLLFVLSALLIFPLRAQKLTKKERKIGNQVEKNNAEAIQFLEKVVNINSGTMNAAGVKATGDEFSAAFDAIGFKTQWIDMPAEMNRAGHLFASIEGDKGKRLLLIGHLDTVFEEDSDFQKFEPVNDSIAKGPGANDMKGGDVIILYVLKALREAGLLKNSQIIVALHGDEESTGKPLSISRKSIIDAAKRSDIALGFETSTGYDNATVARRGSSNWKVEVTGKRAHSSGIFNEKTGAGANFELARILHQFYTDVKGEDLLTFNPGMMLGGTTINVEEEKSRGTVFGKGNVVAQTAFADGGLRFISEEQKERARTKMREIVANNLPQTSAKVTFQDSYPAMVPTEANYALLKKLDQVSRDLGQPAVEAYDPGKRGAADVSFIAEYVAALDGLGTMGDGAHTPSETVNLNTIEALTKRTAILIYRLINEKR; this is encoded by the coding sequence ATGACACAAAATCTACTCTCAAAAAACTATTTTCTTCTTTTCGTACTCAGCGCATTGCTCATTTTTCCGCTACGGGCTCAAAAATTGACCAAAAAGGAGCGAAAAATTGGCAATCAGGTCGAAAAAAACAATGCTGAAGCTATTCAGTTTTTAGAAAAAGTAGTCAATATTAACAGCGGTACGATGAATGCCGCGGGCGTCAAAGCTACCGGCGATGAATTTAGCGCAGCCTTTGACGCCATAGGTTTTAAAACCCAATGGATAGACATGCCTGCGGAAATGAACCGCGCCGGTCATCTTTTCGCCTCCATTGAAGGCGATAAGGGCAAGCGCCTGTTGCTTATAGGCCATCTGGATACCGTATTTGAGGAAGATAGTGATTTTCAGAAATTTGAACCGGTCAATGATAGTATTGCAAAAGGTCCCGGCGCCAATGATATGAAGGGCGGTGATGTAATCATTCTTTATGTTCTCAAAGCCTTGCGCGAAGCGGGACTTTTGAAGAATTCACAGATTATTGTCGCCTTGCACGGGGATGAAGAAAGTACCGGGAAACCGCTAAGCATCAGCAGAAAATCAATTATTGATGCCGCAAAACGGAGTGATATAGCGCTTGGTTTTGAAACTTCTACCGGTTATGATAATGCAACGGTGGCCCGCCGCGGTTCTTCAAACTGGAAGGTGGAAGTTACCGGAAAACGCGCCCATTCTTCCGGAATATTCAATGAGAAAACCGGCGCCGGGGCAAACTTTGAACTGGCGCGCATACTGCACCAGTTTTACACAGACGTTAAAGGGGAAGATCTGCTAACTTTTAACCCGGGAATGATGCTGGGAGGGACCACGATTAATGTGGAAGAGGAAAAGAGCCGGGGCACCGTTTTCGGAAAAGGAAATGTGGTCGCGCAGACCGCTTTTGCAGACGGCGGACTTCGATTTATCTCTGAAGAACAAAAGGAAAGAGCACGTACAAAAATGAGGGAAATTGTTGCCAATAACCTACCGCAAACCAGTGCTAAAGTCACTTTTCAAGACAGTTATCCCGCTATGGTACCCACAGAAGCGAATTATGCGCTGCTCAAGAAACTGGATCAGGTAAGCCGCGATTTGGGTCAACCCGCCGTTGAGGCCTATGATCCCGGAAAACGGGGCGCTGCAGATGTTTCTTTTATAGCGGAATATGTTGCCGCACTGGATGGCCTGGGAACCATGGGCGATGGTGCGCATACCCCTTCGGAAACCGTAAACCTCAACACTATTGAAGCGCTGACTAAACGTACCGCTATTCTTATCTATAGGTTGATCAACGAAAAAAGATAG